CACGTCGCTGAACGTCCAGTACGAGAAGGAGTCCGCCAGGTCGCCGCCGTTCGCCAGCACCGGCGCCAGGTAGGCCGCGTGGAAGGCCGTGTCGTGGATCGGGTTGTCGGGCCGGTACGAGGAGTTGAACTCCGTGATGTGCAGCGGCAGATCCGCCAGCCCGGTGCCGGCGAGCTGCCGGCGCGGGGCCGCGAACTGCTCCAGGAGGGCACTGGCCGGCATCAGCGTCTGGTGCGTCCCGAACGGCACGATCTGCTCGGGGCCGGAGCTGTAGGCGTGCCGGCTGACGAAGTCGATCGGCAGGTCGCGGGAGTCGACGAACTCCGCGAACCGCTGAATCCAACCCTCCTCGTAGCCCGGGGCCAGCGAGGGGCCGCCCACCTGGAGTCCGGCGTCCACCTCCTTGACCGCAAGTGCGGTCACCTCGTAGAGGCGGTGGTAGGCGTCCTGGTCCGCGGCCCAGAACCCGCGCAGATTCGGCTCGTTCCAGACCTCCACGGGCCAGCTTCGGACCTGCTCCAGGCCGTAGCGGTCGACCAGGTGGCCGAGGACCGCGCGGACCAGCTCCGCCCACTCCCGCTCGTCGTGTGGGGGAGTGACGTTGCCGTTCCACCAGAAGACGGTGTCCTCGCCGGAGGCCAGCCCCGAGGGCATGAAGCCGAGTTCGAGGAAGGGCGCGATCCCCGACTCCAGATAGGAGTCCACCACCTGGTCGAGGTAGGTGAAGGCGTGCCGCACCCGCCGCCGCCCGGCGTGGTCGTAGGGCCGGTGGATGCCCATCCCGTCGCTCAGCAGCCCGTGCCCGCGGATGTGCCGGAAGCCGATCTCCTGCTGCACCAGCCTGAGCGACTCCTGATAGTCGCGCCGCAGCGCGAGGTCGAGCCGGCCTGTGCCCACGCAATGGCGCCAGGCGTCGGGCAGTTGGGCTGTCGACTGACGTGGGACGACGATCCGCATGGTGATCCCTTTGCTGCGGGAGGGGTGGGGTGGAGGTGGGCGGCGGTCGTGGCCGGCCGGCCGGGTTTCCGCTCGACGCGCTGCCGCACCATAGGGAGACCGGGAAAACGGCGTCAAGCATCGATACCACCAGGTCTGCGCCCCGGTGGCGTGCTCCGAGTACGGGAGCCGGGGGTCCGCACGGCCCTGACCCCCGGCTCCCCGCCGTCCCGCTTCGCCCCGCAACCTTCGATAACGATTGCGCAACTTGCGAAAACTTGAGTGTTGCCGCCCTCCCAACTGAGGCGGTACACATGGCTGCGGCTTCGCGAATGGCCGATTAATTTGCGCAAAGTATTCGCATCATCATGTCGTGACGACAGAGCAGGGAGTTCCACGATGGCGAGGAAAACCCACACCGCGACGGCCGTCGCGATCGGCCTGGGCATCGCACTGGCCGCCACCGGCTGTGCCGGAGGCGGCAGCGCCGGCGGCAGCGGCGGCGGTGCCTCCGGCGGGAAGGTCACGCTGACCGTCTGGGAGAACGCCACGCCCGGGCCCGGGGCGGAGTACTGGCGGCAGGCCGCGAAGGAGTACCACGCCCTCCACCCGAACGTCACGATCAAGATCCAGTTGGTCCAGAACGAGGACTTCGACGGCAAGCTGCAGACCGCACTCAACTCGAACTCCGCGCCGGACATCTTCATGCAGCGCGGCGGCGGCAAGATGCAGGCCATGGTCGACGCCGGCCAGATCCAGCCGCTGGACCTCACCGCCACCGACCGGGCCAACGCGGGTGCGGCAGCCCTCGCGGGCAACTCGATCGACGGCAAGGTCTACGCGATGCCGACCGACACCCAGCCCGAGGGCGTCTACTACAGCAAGGACCTCTTCAAGAAGGCCGGCATCGCCTCGACACCGACGTCCATGGACGCGCTGGAGGCGGATGTCGCCAAGCTGAAGGCGATCAATGTGGCGCCGATCGCGGTCGGGGCAAAGGACGCCTGGCCGGCCGCCCACTGGTACTTCAACCTCGCCCTGCGCGAGTGCAGCCGGGACACCATGCAGCAGACCGCCAAGTCGCTCAAGTTCACCGATCCGTGCTGGACCAAGGCCGGCGAGGACCTGGCATCCTTCCTGAAGACCAGCCCCTTCCAGAAGGGCTTCCTGACCACCTCCTCGCAGCAGGGCGCCGGGTCGTCGGCGGGCATGCTCGCGAACCACCGGGCGGCGATGGAGCTCATGGGCAACTGGGACCCCGGGGTGATCGCCAGCCTCACCCCGAACCAGAAGCCGCTTCCCGACCTGGGCTGGTTCCCCTTCCCCGCGGTGCCCGGCGGCCAGGGCGACCCGACCGCCATCATGGGCGGCGGCGGCGGATACTCGCTGTCCAAGAACGCGCCGAAGGAGGCCTTCGGCTTCCTCGAGTTCCTGGTGACCAAGGGTCAGCAGGAGGCGTACGCCAAGGACTTCTACACGATCCCGGTGAACAAGGACGCGCAGGCGGTCGTCACCGACTCCTACAACATCTCGGCACTGCAGGCCTTCAACAAGGCCGCGTACACCATGCAGTTCCTTGACACCGAGTACGGGCAGAACGCCGGCAACGCCATGAACACCGCCGTCGTCAACCTGATGGCCGGCAAGGGCACCGCTGCCGACATCGTCAAGGACACCAACGCCGCTGCCGCGAAGGGCTGAGTGCGCAGACGATGAGCGACACCCTGGGTACCCAGGCGGCCACCGGCCGCCGGTCGCAGGGCACGCACCGGGTCGGGGGCGCGGCCGAGTCCGCGCCCCCGACCCCGCCGCGAGCGGCCGGACGCCGCCGTGGCCGTGCCAGGATGCGACTCGAGATCGCGGTCATGTCCGGACCCGCGATCCTGATGTTCCTGGCGTTCGTGATCTTCCCGGTCGCGCTCGCCGCCTACTACGGCTTCTACCGGTGGCACGGCTACGGCCCGCCCACCGACTGGACCGGCCTCAACAACTACCGGCTGATCCTCACCGACCCCGCGTTCCAGCAGGTGCTGGAGCACAACGCGCTGATCCTGGTGCTCTCGCTGGTCATCCAGGGGCCGGTGGCGATCGTCCTCGCGCTGCTGCTCAACCAGAAGATCCGCGGCCGCTCGCTGATCCGCGTCCTGATCTTCGTGCCCTACATCATCTCCGAGGTCATCGTCGGCACCGGCTGGAGTCTGATCCTGCAGCGCGGCGGCGCGTTCAACGACCTCCTCCAGCACATCGGCCTGGGCTCCCTGCAGGCCGACTGGCTGGCCGACTCGAAGCTGGCCCTCTGGACCCTGATGGCCCTCATCTCGTGGAAGTACATCGGCTTCGCGGTGATCCTGATGCTCGCCGGGCTCCAGTCGATCCCCGACGAGCTCTTCGAGGCCGCCCAGCTCGACGGTGCCTCCTACTGGCAGATCCAGCGGCGGATCACCCTGCCGCTGCTGGGCCCGACCATCCGGATCTGGGCGTTCCTGTCGATCATCGGCTCGCTGCAGCTGTTCGACCTCGTCTACATCATCTGGGGCCAGTACGTCTCGGGCACCGCGGGCACCTCGACGATGGCGATCTACATGGTCTCCCAGGGCCGCGACGCCGGGAACTACGGCTACGGCAGCGCGGTCGCCGTGGTGATGTTCCTGATCTCGCTCGTCGTCGCGCTCCTCTACCAGCGCTTCGTCCTGCGCCGCGACCTCCGGGGCGCCGTCACCGAAGGAGCCGCCCGATGAGCGCGACGAGTGCCGATTCCTGGTTCTCCCCCTCCGCCGAGGCGGGGGCGCCTAGCGGGGGCCGCGCGGGCCGCGGCAGGCCGGAGCGGTGGGGGAGCCCCCTCACCTACTTCGTGGCCCTCCTCTTCATCGCGGTCTGCGTCGCACCGGTGCTCTACATCGTGCTGGGCGGCTTCCGCACCAACTCCCAGATCACCACCCGGCCGGCCGCCCTCCCGCACCCCTGGGTCCTCGGCAACTACGCCGGCGTCCTCAGGTCGACGACGTTCTGGGGCGAATTCGCCAACTCCGTCATCGTCGCCCTGGCGAGCACGCTCGGTATCGTCGTCCTCGGCCTGATGGTGAGCTTCGTCATCGCGCGCTACGACTTCAGGCTCAAGGGGGCGATGTACTCGCTGTTCGCGGCCGGTCTGATGTTCCCCATGGTCATCGCGATCACCCCGCTGTACATCGTGGTCAAGGACCTCGGCCTGGTCGACAACCTCCTCGGCGTGATCATCCCGCAGATCGCCTTCGGGCTGCCGACGACCGTGATCATCCTGGTGCCGTTCCTCAGGGCCATCCCGAACGAGATCGAGGAGGCCGCCGCCATCGACGGGGCGAGCCGGCTCGGCTTCTTCTTCCGCATGGGGGTGCCGCTGTCGCTGCCCGGTGTGGCGACCGTCGGCATCCTGTCGTTCATCGGCAGCTGGAACAACTACGTGCTGCCCCTGTACATGCTCAACTCGCAGGCGAACTACACGCTGCCGCTCGGCGTCCAGGCGTTCTCCTCGCAGTACTCCTCGGACACCGCGAAGGTCCTCGCCTTCACCTCCCTCGCCATGCTGCCCGCGCTGCTCTTCTTCTCGATCTTCCAAAAGCGGATCGTCGGCGGGCTGACCGGCGCCGTCAAGGGCTGAACCGACCCACAGAGAAGGACCACCGAATTGCCCCGCGCCCATATCGAGCTCGACCGGCAGGCCGTCATCGCCCCCGTCCGACGCCGTACCTTCGGCTCCTTCGTCGAGCACCTCGGCCGCTGCGTGTACACCGGCCTCTACGAGCCGGAGCACCCGAGCGCGAACGAGGAGGGGTTCCGCATGGACGTCGTGGAACTCGTCAGGGAGCTCGGCAGCACCACCGTCCGCTACCCGGGCGGCAACTTCGTCTCCGGCTTCCGCTGGGAGGACTCGGTCGGCCCACGCGAGAAGCGCCCGGTGCGCCGCGACCTCGCCTGGCACTCGCTGGAGTCCAACCAGGTCGGCCTCGACGAGTTCGCCCGGTGGCTCAAGCTCACCGACTCGGAACTGATGCTGGCGGTCAACGTCGCCACCCGGGGGATCCTGCCGGCCCTGGACCTCCTCGAGTACGCCAACCACCCCTCGGGGACGGCCCTGTCGGACCTGCGGATCGCCAACGGCACCCCCGACCCGCACAACGTGCGGATGTGGTGCCTGGGCAACGAGATGGACGGCCCCTGGCAGACCGGATACATGGCCGCGGACGACTACGGCAAGACGGCCGCCCGCACCGCCGCGGCGATGAAGGCGGCCGACAAGGACCTCGAACTGGTCGTCTGCGGCTCCTCCGGGTCCGGCATGCCGACCTTCGGCGACTGGGAGCGGACGGTGCTCGAGCACGCCTACGAGCACGTGGACTACGTCTCCTGCCACGCGTACTACCAGGAGCACGACGGCGACCTCGGCTCGTTCCTCGCCTCGGCGCTCGACATGGACCACTTCATCGACGCCGTCGTCACCACCGCCGACCACGTCGGGCACAAGAAGCACTCCCGGAAGAGGATCAACGTCTCCTTCGACGAGTGGAACGTCTGGTATCTGACGGAGCATCAGAAATCCGCCGAGGTCAACGACGAGTGGCGGCACGCCCCCCGTCAGCTGGAGGACGTCTACTCGGTGGCGGACGCCGTGGTCGTCGGCAACCTGCTGATGACGCTCCTCAAGCACAGCGACCGCCTCACCTCGGCATCGCTCGCCCAACTCGTCAACGTGATCGCGCCGATCATGACCGAGCCCGGCGGGCCGGCCTGGCGCCAGACGACCTTCTACCCGTTCTCGATCACCAGCCGGCTCGCGGCCGGCGAGGTGATCCGCCCGGTGATCGAGGCGCCGGTCTACCGGACGGCGCGGCACGGCGAGGCGCCCGTGGTGGACGCCGTCGCCACGGTGGACGAGGACCGGGCCGCGGTCTTCCTCGTCAACCGCGACCTGGGCGAGGTCGCCCGGGTCACGGTCGACGTGCGCGGCCTCGGCTCCTCGCGCGTCGCCGAGGCGGTCACCCTCGCCGACGCCGACGTGTACGCCAGGAACACCCTCGCTGAGCAGCACCGGGTGACCCCGACCGCGAACAAGAGCGCGACTCTCGCCGACGGCCTGCTGAGCATCGAGCTGCCGCCGGTCTCCTGGACGGCGATCGCCCTGCGGTGAGCGGCGGCCCGACAGCTGCCGGGGCCGCTTCATCGGCGGCGGGCCGTCTCGTCGGCGGCGGGCCGTCTCATCGGCGTCGGCGCGCCTCATCGGTGGCGGCCCGTCTCACCGGCGCCGGGCCGCGCCCTTCGCGGCGGGCCCGGTGGAGGAGCGGACGACCAGTTCGGTGGCCAGCTCCATGCGGGCGGGCCGCCGAACGCCCTCGTCCTCGCCGCGGGTGAGCTCCCGCAGGAGCTTGACCGCCTCGGCGCCCAACTCGGTGCTCGGCTGCCGGACGGTGGTCAGCCGGGGGCTGACCCAGTCCGCCTCCGGCAGGTCGTCGAAGCCGATCACGCTGACGTCCTCGGGCACCCGCAGCCCTCGGGCGCGCAGCGTGTCGTAGACGCCCACCGCCATGGAGTCCGCGCAGGCGAAGACCGCGGTGATCCCCGGGTCCTTCTCCAGCAGCGTCTGGGTGGCCGCCGCCGCTCGGCCCCGGTTCCAGTCGCCGTAGGCAACGGACACCGTCGCGCCGCCGGCCGACGCGGTTTCGGCCGCCGCGCGGAACCCGTCGACGCGCGCCCGGCTGTAGAGGTGCCGGGCGTGG
This DNA window, taken from Phaeacidiphilus oryzae TH49, encodes the following:
- a CDS encoding carbohydrate ABC transporter permease encodes the protein MRLEIAVMSGPAILMFLAFVIFPVALAAYYGFYRWHGYGPPTDWTGLNNYRLILTDPAFQQVLEHNALILVLSLVIQGPVAIVLALLLNQKIRGRSLIRVLIFVPYIISEVIVGTGWSLILQRGGAFNDLLQHIGLGSLQADWLADSKLALWTLMALISWKYIGFAVILMLAGLQSIPDELFEAAQLDGASYWQIQRRITLPLLGPTIRIWAFLSIIGSLQLFDLVYIIWGQYVSGTAGTSTMAIYMVSQGRDAGNYGYGSAVAVVMFLISLVVALLYQRFVLRRDLRGAVTEGAAR
- a CDS encoding extracellular solute-binding protein, which encodes MARKTHTATAVAIGLGIALAATGCAGGGSAGGSGGGASGGKVTLTVWENATPGPGAEYWRQAAKEYHALHPNVTIKIQLVQNEDFDGKLQTALNSNSAPDIFMQRGGGKMQAMVDAGQIQPLDLTATDRANAGAAALAGNSIDGKVYAMPTDTQPEGVYYSKDLFKKAGIASTPTSMDALEADVAKLKAINVAPIAVGAKDAWPAAHWYFNLALRECSRDTMQQTAKSLKFTDPCWTKAGEDLASFLKTSPFQKGFLTTSSQQGAGSSAGMLANHRAAMELMGNWDPGVIASLTPNQKPLPDLGWFPFPAVPGGQGDPTAIMGGGGGYSLSKNAPKEAFGFLEFLVTKGQQEAYAKDFYTIPVNKDAQAVVTDSYNISALQAFNKAAYTMQFLDTEYGQNAGNAMNTAVVNLMAGKGTAADIVKDTNAAAAKG
- a CDS encoding carbohydrate ABC transporter permease, coding for MSATSADSWFSPSAEAGAPSGGRAGRGRPERWGSPLTYFVALLFIAVCVAPVLYIVLGGFRTNSQITTRPAALPHPWVLGNYAGVLRSTTFWGEFANSVIVALASTLGIVVLGLMVSFVIARYDFRLKGAMYSLFAAGLMFPMVIAITPLYIVVKDLGLVDNLLGVIIPQIAFGLPTTVIILVPFLRAIPNEIEEAAAIDGASRLGFFFRMGVPLSLPGVATVGILSFIGSWNNYVLPLYMLNSQANYTLPLGVQAFSSQYSSDTAKVLAFTSLAMLPALLFFSIFQKRIVGGLTGAVKG
- the arfA gene encoding arabinosylfuranosidase ArfA, with the protein product MPRAHIELDRQAVIAPVRRRTFGSFVEHLGRCVYTGLYEPEHPSANEEGFRMDVVELVRELGSTTVRYPGGNFVSGFRWEDSVGPREKRPVRRDLAWHSLESNQVGLDEFARWLKLTDSELMLAVNVATRGILPALDLLEYANHPSGTALSDLRIANGTPDPHNVRMWCLGNEMDGPWQTGYMAADDYGKTAARTAAAMKAADKDLELVVCGSSGSGMPTFGDWERTVLEHAYEHVDYVSCHAYYQEHDGDLGSFLASALDMDHFIDAVVTTADHVGHKKHSRKRINVSFDEWNVWYLTEHQKSAEVNDEWRHAPRQLEDVYSVADAVVVGNLLMTLLKHSDRLTSASLAQLVNVIAPIMTEPGGPAWRQTTFYPFSITSRLAAGEVIRPVIEAPVYRTARHGEAPVVDAVATVDEDRAAVFLVNRDLGEVARVTVDVRGLGSSRVAEAVTLADADVYARNTLAEQHRVTPTANKSATLADGLLSIELPPVSWTAIALR
- a CDS encoding GH39 family glycosyl hydrolase translates to MRIVVPRQSTAQLPDAWRHCVGTGRLDLALRRDYQESLRLVQQEIGFRHIRGHGLLSDGMGIHRPYDHAGRRRVRHAFTYLDQVVDSYLESGIAPFLELGFMPSGLASGEDTVFWWNGNVTPPHDEREWAELVRAVLGHLVDRYGLEQVRSWPVEVWNEPNLRGFWAADQDAYHRLYEVTALAVKEVDAGLQVGGPSLAPGYEEGWIQRFAEFVDSRDLPIDFVSRHAYSSGPEQIVPFGTHQTLMPASALLEQFAAPRRQLAGTGLADLPLHITEFNSSYRPDNPIHDTAFHAAYLAPVLANGGDLADSFSYWTFSDVFEEVGIPTALFHGGFGLLTHRQIKKPTYHLYAFMARMGDQLLARGEDHLVTRHGDGRVTVLAWAPADPAGGEPLDGHTVRLSLPVGAPESHGSAFALRRSVSEEAGNSWAAWSEMGRPPAPNDRQLDALREAAEPARSHDGVPVSGGRAEVDLVLGRNEVTLLELTPVVDETPEWWDGGRLFGLGPE